In Neodiprion pinetum isolate iyNeoPine1 chromosome 6, iyNeoPine1.2, whole genome shotgun sequence, one genomic interval encodes:
- the LOC124221814 gene encoding UPAR/Ly6 domain-containing protein crok-like, protein MASSNAFIAALVTVLFLARGSEAVRCYQCSSDQDGKGEDNCGAYKTFNTEQNIAIECNSEESHMPGSFCVKLVQQSPRGFIWDGRWRQVIRRCASISSTGVTGVCNWGVYENGIYWEECYCSEDSCNSAPNVQISAAIIGVTVIALISILK, encoded by the exons ATGGCAAGTTCTAACGCGTTTATAGCCGCGTTGGTGACGGTGCTGTTTTTAGCGAGGG GTTCCGAGGCTGTTAGATGCTACCAATGCAGTTCTGACCAAGATGGCAAGGGGGAGGACAATTGCGGGGCTTACAAAACATTTAACACAGAACAAAACATCGCCATCGAATGCAATAGCGAGGAATCGCACATGCCCGGTTCATTTTGTGTCAAATTAGTACAGCAGTCGCCGAGGGGTTTCATAT GGGATGGAAGATGGCGTCAAGTGATTCGACGATGCGCATCGATCTCGAGTACAGGTGTAACAGGGGTGTGCAATTGGGGGGTTTACGagaatggaatttattgggAAGAGTGTTACTGCTCCGAAGACTCGTGCAACTCGGCACCAAACGTACAAATATCAGCTGCGATCATTGGAGTCACTGTAATAGCATTGATTTCCATTTTGAAGTAG
- the ArgRS gene encoding arginine--tRNA ligase, cytoplasmic isoform X2 translates to MPGSNLEPFQQRAAAAAVESEKSIASGSSCQNPTAMLSIIETLYNLFEKAIGNAYPDLVDPPVIIALGGNDPKFGDYQCNSALPLAKLLRAQGVKASPRDIANNIVSSVKQSPLVEKLEVAGVGFINIFLKRDFAISTLATLVTTGHVPPPCTKRQRVVVDFSSPNIAKEMHVGHLRSTIIGDSISRLLEYLGHDVLRLNHIGDWGTQFGMLVAHLQDRFPDYLTVSPPISDLQEFYKESKERFDKDSEFKKRAYECVVKLQSFHPEVTKAWEMICDVSRKEIQQVYDRLDIKLIERGESFYQSRMEKIVKELEAQGYLDEDDGRKIMWGNEPGNGIPLTIVKSDGGFTYDTSDMAAIKQRIEEEKADWLIYVTDAGQAVHFQIIEKCARRAEILTNKHRMDHVGFGVVLGEDKKKFKTRSGDTVKLTELLDEGLKRALDKLKEKERDKVLTEEELLVAQESIAYGCIKYADLSHNRNHEYVFSFDKMLEDKGNTAVYLLYALTRIRSIARNANVTREQLRAAAATTSVSLSHEKEWKLAKVLLKFPDVLLKITKDLCLHQLCELCYEISTAFTEFYDNCWCVEKNQFGEIVKVNIDRLLLTEATAIIMEQIFLLLGLKPVSKM, encoded by the exons ATGCCTGGATCGAATTTGGAACCATTTCAGCAGAGAGCTGCAGCTGCG GCTgtcgaaagtgaaaaatccaTTGCATCTGGAAGTTCATGCCAGAATCCTACTGCTATGTTGAGTATTATTGAAACCCTGTACAACCTGTTTGAAAAAGCCATTGGCAACGCTTATCCTGATCTAGTGGATCCCCCAGTAATTATAGCTTTGGGTGGTAATGACCCTAAATTCGGAGACTATCAATGCAACAGTGCTTTACCTCTTGCAAAACTGCTTAGAGCGCAAG GAGTCAAGGCTTCTCCACGGGACATCGCCAATAACATAGTCTCTAGTGTAAAGCAAAGTCCACTAGTGGAAAAGCTCGAAGTTGCAGGAGTTGGATTTATAAACATTTTCTTAAAACGTGATTTTGCCATTTCTACCCTGGCAACTTTAGTGACAACGGGGCATGTCCCACCACCTTGTACAAAGAGACAGAGAGttgttgttgatttttcaagCCCAAATATTGCCAAGGAAATGCATGTTGGACATCTGCGATCGACCATTATTGGCGACAGTATCAGCAGGCTACTAGAATACTTGGGTCATGATGTACTTAGATTGAATCACATTGGCGACTGGGGAACACAGTTTGGAATGCTTGTAGCACATTTGCAAGACAGATTCCCCGATTACTTGACTGTATCCCCACCAATTTCAGATCTTCAG GAATTCTATAAAGAATCGAAAGAAAGATTTGACAAGgattcagaatttaaaaaacgaGCGTATGAGTGCGTTGTAAAGCTCCAGTCATTTCACCCTGAGGTCACTAAAGCTTGGGAGATGATATGTGATGTATCGAGAAAAG AAATTCAGCAGGTTTATGATCGGTTGGATATAAAACTGATTGAAAGAGGTGAATCCTTTTATCAGTCCCGAATGGAAAAGATAGTCAAGGAGTTAGAAGCTCAAGGATATCTCGATGAAGACGATGGCAGAAAAATTATGTGGGGTAATGAACCAGGCAATGGTATCCCATTAACAATAGTGAAATCTGATGGAGGATTTACTTATGACACATCAGATATGGCTGCTATAAAGCAACGCATTGAAGAGGAAAAAGCTGATTGG TTGATATATGTGACTGACGCTGGTCAAGCCGTCCACTTTCAAATAATCGAAAAGTGTGCAAGGCGGGCTGAAATCCTGACTAACAAACATAGAATGGATCATGTCGGTTTTGGCGTTGTGCTTGGAgaggataagaaaaaattcaaaacaaggTCCGGCGATACTGTTAAACTGACAGAGTTATTAGATGAAG GTCTAAAACGGGCTTTAGACAAACTGAAGGAAAAAGAACGTGATAAGGTACTGACTGAAGAAGAGTTGCTCGTTGCGCAAGAGTCTATAGCCTATGGTTGCATCAAGTATGCGGATCTTTCACATAATCGAAATCACGAATACGTCTTTTCGTTTGATAAAATGTTGGAAGACAAGGGAAATACAGCCGTGTATCTCCTTTATGCTTTAACAAGAATACGATCGATCGCTAGAAACGCGAATGTTACTCGAGAACAACTGCGAGCAGCAGCTGCAACCACTTCAGTGTCATTATCACACGAGAAGGAATGGAAGCTAGCGAAAGTCTTACTCAAATTTCCGGACGTTTTGCTGAAGATTACGAAAGATCTGTGCCTTCATCAATTATGCGAATTATGCTACGAAATTTCGACTGCGtttacagaattttatgaCAACTGTTGgtgcgttgaaaaaaatcagtttgGTGAAATTGTGAAAGTCAACATCGATCGACTGCTGTTAACAGAAGCGACTGCCATCATCAtggaacaaatttttcttttgcttggtTTAAAGccagtttcaaaaatgtaa
- the ArgRS gene encoding arginine--tRNA ligase, cytoplasmic isoform X1 — MPGSNLEPFQQRAAAAELEIVKLKEEIKLLQGFSNSNIDNEELEKLQTENVKLKHRLAILKRAVESEKSIASGSSCQNPTAMLSIIETLYNLFEKAIGNAYPDLVDPPVIIALGGNDPKFGDYQCNSALPLAKLLRAQGVKASPRDIANNIVSSVKQSPLVEKLEVAGVGFINIFLKRDFAISTLATLVTTGHVPPPCTKRQRVVVDFSSPNIAKEMHVGHLRSTIIGDSISRLLEYLGHDVLRLNHIGDWGTQFGMLVAHLQDRFPDYLTVSPPISDLQEFYKESKERFDKDSEFKKRAYECVVKLQSFHPEVTKAWEMICDVSRKEIQQVYDRLDIKLIERGESFYQSRMEKIVKELEAQGYLDEDDGRKIMWGNEPGNGIPLTIVKSDGGFTYDTSDMAAIKQRIEEEKADWLIYVTDAGQAVHFQIIEKCARRAEILTNKHRMDHVGFGVVLGEDKKKFKTRSGDTVKLTELLDEGLKRALDKLKEKERDKVLTEEELLVAQESIAYGCIKYADLSHNRNHEYVFSFDKMLEDKGNTAVYLLYALTRIRSIARNANVTREQLRAAAATTSVSLSHEKEWKLAKVLLKFPDVLLKITKDLCLHQLCELCYEISTAFTEFYDNCWCVEKNQFGEIVKVNIDRLLLTEATAIIMEQIFLLLGLKPVSKM, encoded by the exons ATGCCTGGATCGAATTTGGAACCATTTCAGCAGAGAGCTGCAGCTGCG GAACTGGAAATTGTCAAATTAAAAGAAgagattaaattattacaaGGTTTCTCTAATTCGAATATTGATAATGAGGAATTGGAGAAGTTACAGACGGAAAACGTCAAGTTGAAACATCGTCTTGCCATTCTGAAACGG GCTgtcgaaagtgaaaaatccaTTGCATCTGGAAGTTCATGCCAGAATCCTACTGCTATGTTGAGTATTATTGAAACCCTGTACAACCTGTTTGAAAAAGCCATTGGCAACGCTTATCCTGATCTAGTGGATCCCCCAGTAATTATAGCTTTGGGTGGTAATGACCCTAAATTCGGAGACTATCAATGCAACAGTGCTTTACCTCTTGCAAAACTGCTTAGAGCGCAAG GAGTCAAGGCTTCTCCACGGGACATCGCCAATAACATAGTCTCTAGTGTAAAGCAAAGTCCACTAGTGGAAAAGCTCGAAGTTGCAGGAGTTGGATTTATAAACATTTTCTTAAAACGTGATTTTGCCATTTCTACCCTGGCAACTTTAGTGACAACGGGGCATGTCCCACCACCTTGTACAAAGAGACAGAGAGttgttgttgatttttcaagCCCAAATATTGCCAAGGAAATGCATGTTGGACATCTGCGATCGACCATTATTGGCGACAGTATCAGCAGGCTACTAGAATACTTGGGTCATGATGTACTTAGATTGAATCACATTGGCGACTGGGGAACACAGTTTGGAATGCTTGTAGCACATTTGCAAGACAGATTCCCCGATTACTTGACTGTATCCCCACCAATTTCAGATCTTCAG GAATTCTATAAAGAATCGAAAGAAAGATTTGACAAGgattcagaatttaaaaaacgaGCGTATGAGTGCGTTGTAAAGCTCCAGTCATTTCACCCTGAGGTCACTAAAGCTTGGGAGATGATATGTGATGTATCGAGAAAAG AAATTCAGCAGGTTTATGATCGGTTGGATATAAAACTGATTGAAAGAGGTGAATCCTTTTATCAGTCCCGAATGGAAAAGATAGTCAAGGAGTTAGAAGCTCAAGGATATCTCGATGAAGACGATGGCAGAAAAATTATGTGGGGTAATGAACCAGGCAATGGTATCCCATTAACAATAGTGAAATCTGATGGAGGATTTACTTATGACACATCAGATATGGCTGCTATAAAGCAACGCATTGAAGAGGAAAAAGCTGATTGG TTGATATATGTGACTGACGCTGGTCAAGCCGTCCACTTTCAAATAATCGAAAAGTGTGCAAGGCGGGCTGAAATCCTGACTAACAAACATAGAATGGATCATGTCGGTTTTGGCGTTGTGCTTGGAgaggataagaaaaaattcaaaacaaggTCCGGCGATACTGTTAAACTGACAGAGTTATTAGATGAAG GTCTAAAACGGGCTTTAGACAAACTGAAGGAAAAAGAACGTGATAAGGTACTGACTGAAGAAGAGTTGCTCGTTGCGCAAGAGTCTATAGCCTATGGTTGCATCAAGTATGCGGATCTTTCACATAATCGAAATCACGAATACGTCTTTTCGTTTGATAAAATGTTGGAAGACAAGGGAAATACAGCCGTGTATCTCCTTTATGCTTTAACAAGAATACGATCGATCGCTAGAAACGCGAATGTTACTCGAGAACAACTGCGAGCAGCAGCTGCAACCACTTCAGTGTCATTATCACACGAGAAGGAATGGAAGCTAGCGAAAGTCTTACTCAAATTTCCGGACGTTTTGCTGAAGATTACGAAAGATCTGTGCCTTCATCAATTATGCGAATTATGCTACGAAATTTCGACTGCGtttacagaattttatgaCAACTGTTGgtgcgttgaaaaaaatcagtttgGTGAAATTGTGAAAGTCAACATCGATCGACTGCTGTTAACAGAAGCGACTGCCATCATCAtggaacaaatttttcttttgcttggtTTAAAGccagtttcaaaaatgtaa